The Terriglobus roseus sequence GGTCCATCGCCTGCCGGGTGTTGGAGGCCCTGGAGCGCATAGTCGCGCAGGACATTCCCGCTGGTTGGATGGAGCACTGTGAGACGATTCTCCGTTAGGAGATAGAGCTCCTCTCGATCCGGAGCCAGCGCAAAGTTTCGCACGCTTGCTGTCTGTGCCCGGTATTGCCACCGCAGCGAGCCGTCCGTCGTGTTCAATGCCAGGAGCAAGCCGCCTGTGACCGGCAGGAAAGCGATTCCGTTTCCGAGGACTGCATGGCCGAGTGTGGCGCCCGGTCGTTCGCCATGCAGCGCAAGCGTGTGACGTCCCACTTCAGCTACGGAGTAGCGCCACAGCTCTGTGCCTTCCCCAACTGTAAGACCGACACATTCCGATTCCTCGGATACGACTACGACACTCTCGTCAGCAGTCAGGTAGGAAAGCTCCCACTCGGAGGGTGCCGTCCACACCAACTCCTTTTTAAAAAGGTTCCACGCGCCAAGCTTTGGATACTCGAGGGGCGTGAGTACGAGATCCCCCACTATAGCGCTGTAGTTCAGCGTAAGCTCACCGACCTCCTGCCGCTCCACCTCCTCTCCGTTTCTAAGGTCCACGACGGAGAGCAAGCCGGGTGATGGCATGGTCAGCAGATGCCCCTGCCAGAGCTGGGATGTTCCCCATCCTACGTCTGAAGCACGGCTCCATAACTTGTCCTTCAGGTCAGCGTCATACGCCGTGAGTGTTCCGTCACGGGCGATGAGAAAGACTCGATCATCCTGTAGCAACGGGGGCTGCACAATGTCCTCGCACCGCGACGAAGTCCGTAAGCGCGTAACGGGCAGTAACAGCTCCGGCACCTGCGTTTGACGACGCATCGGGGAGCTATGCGCACATGGATGATATGCGCTCATTTGGGCCCTACACGCACTATGGACGGCAGCTTATCTTTAATGGCTGCAACCCTGCGCGGCGCGAAGGCGTCCTCGTATCCTCGCCATTTCTCTGCAAGTGCTTTGTCGAGTGCCTGCCCCATCTTCGCAATGATATCCGGCGCTGTGCCAATTCCGGGTCCGTCCTCGAAGGCCCAGATCAGGGGATCGCGCATGTTGTTGGTGGGCAGCCAGTCTGCCATGATCTGACGGCTGAACCCCTCCTGCGCAATGTTCTTCCATTCGCTCCAACTCTTTAACTCGATTCGGGTGCCATCTGCAAGTCGGACATCCACGACACGGTTGATCAGCGCGCCCGGGACAGGCTCTTCAAACGCCACGACCTTGTCCCATAGAGCGGCCTCTGTGAGGAAACGCAGCGTCCAGCGCGCCCCTTTCGCTCTGAGATAGGAACCTGTCAAACCATCCGGTCCCAGAAACTTGTCAACACCTTTGATCTTTGCGGCAACGTCGCTCAGGCGTTTCAGGTGACCCAACATCTCTTCCGGATCACCTCCTTCCGTCCTGCGAACCTGGTCGAGCGCGTTGGCCACCGCCTCCATGTCAAGCGTGCCGGCCTTACTGATCTCATCAGCAAGAGCGCGTGCTCGTTTCCACTTGCCAGGTTTGGCGGGATCAAGTGCCTCCACCGGGCCCTCCGAAAAGTTCGCAAGGACGTAGTCCGCACCGCTCCCGCGTGCCAGAATGGCAGCTTCGTTGCTGGCCTCCGCCTTGCTTTGTCCCCTGGCCGCCTTGCCTTTGGACTTCGCGGCGGCCTGTTCCAGGCCATCCAGCAGTGCGGTGAGTTCGCCCGGACCGCGGTTGTCATGGATGAGTCCCTTCAGAGTCCGGCGCGCCTTGGGAGTCAGCCGCATCGAGAGTTTCTTGATACGGGCCTGATCAGCCGGCGACGGCGGATCCATCGGGACACAGTCGCTGCCGCACTGCGTCAGCAGGTCTCGAACAACCGGATCCATCTCGGAATAGATCTTCCAGATATTTTTGCCGGGCGCCGTTTCGTCGCGGGTGCTCTCCAGCTTCTCGCGCGTGGGTTGCTCCAGTTCCGTGACCCACTCGTCGAAGGTGCGGGGAGCATTCTCCGCACGGTACTTAGCGGCCAGCACTGTGCCCACCATGATGCCCGCGTGAAACATCAGGCCGCCGATGATCTTGGCGATCTCTGCCTTCTGCAGTCCTTCGGGCATATCGCGGACGCGGTCAAGCTGATCCAGAGCGCCAACCGACATCATGAGGACACTGGAGCCCATCACTCCGAGACCTGTCACGATGAGGACTTTGCCGCCCGTGGTGCCCAGACGTATGGCCTGCATCCCGGCACGTGTCTCTGCCCCGACGCCAACAGCAGCGCCGACAACGTTCACTACATCCATCGCCAGCGCCAGGTCGAAGTGCAGCGTGTGATCGATGCCACGATGAATGATGTTGTAGATGGATGGAATTGCGCCGATCACCATGGCCGGCACCATCAGCACCATGCTTGCACCGCCGGTGAAGGGTGCTGCCGCGATGGCAATGATCGTCAGCAGCGTCGACGCATGGCCAGCCGCCTCCATGAAAAGCTTGCCTTCTGCGAGCGTGGGGACATCGATGGATTCGAGGACGCCGTCCAGCTTCACCGACGCCTTGCCGCGGCCATAGTCAGAATTCTTGAAGAGATCTTTCAGCGCTGTGACGATGGCATCATGCCGCGTGCCCGTGGCTTTGGCACTGGTGCTGGAAGGCGCAGTCGCATCATTCACGATGTATTCCGCAGTACCATCGCTGTTCTCAGTCCCCTTCCGAACCTCAATCAGAAGGTCGAGTACCTGGCCCGCATCGCTGATGTACACGGTCGGCAGCCGCTCGCTCTTAGCATCGAAGCCGCGCGCCTTCCGTGTGTTCAGAATGTCCTGCAGATGATCCGCGCGATCCTTGTCGTCCCCGGTTCCTGAGGTAAGTTGATCCCGTTGATAATTCAGCAGGCCTTCCACACCGCCGGTGATTGCGACCATCCGCTTGCGTTCGTCCTGCAGCTCCTTGCGCTTCTTTTCATCCTTGGTCGCCGCGAGTTCCTTATCGATCTGGCCGATCCGGGTGGATGCATCGTCTATCTCGCCAATGCTTCCCTGCAGATGCATCTCCGCCAACAGGCCGGGGTCACTCGCAAACAGCGGCATGTAAGCCGCGCTGGGTGGCCGTCTCATGACCACTTCCTGATCAGGCGTATAGGCCGCGATCGCGCGGACGATGTACAAGCCTTCATCATCGAAGCTGAAACGCGCTACGTAATGCGGATCGAAGAGTGTCTCCACCGCGGTCTTGACTATGTCACCCAAATCCGCCATCGCTGCATTCAGGCCGAGGACCGACATGGTCACGCTGGGCGCACCCATCTGGTCCCAAAGGGAGTTCGCGTAAGCGCGTACGTCCGCCTGTTGATAGCGCTGATTTTGCGCTATGCGATGGTCCAGGGTGGCCCAATGGCTTGAGCGGCGGCCGCTTCCCTTCAATGCCTTGTCCGCGTTGATGAGCTTGTCATCCGGAACACGAAAGACCTTGAATTCGTAGTGATGCGACTGGAACGCCGCCCAGATATCAGGAAATTCCACGTTCATCTGGAAGCCGTACTCCGAGCGGGTTGAGCCGTAGAGCTGTCCTTCAAGTTGTGGATAGACGGCAAGCGTTGCGGGAAATGGATCTGCCGTGTACTGCGAGGGATAGTCTGTGACGGTCTGGATGCCCTGAGCGCCAGACTCACCGGTTCGATAGGACTGCGCAACGGCGTAGCTGTCCATCAGCTTCTTACGCGCAACACTGCTGTTGAGCGCATCCAAGGTTAGCTTTGGCCTGGCATCTGCGTACGCAATCAGGCCGGCGGCGACCTGCAGCTTCGGCACTGCGTCCTCCGCCGCCAAGGATGGACGCTTTGGATCTGCGCCCTTCTGCCTTCCGGTGGGCCACATGCTCTGATACACGGGATGTGTGGCAAGCGCACTTTCTTGCCGGATCTCATCAAGCACATCCACGGGAGGAAGCAGGCTTGCGGCGACATCGTTCGCCGCCTGTGCCGCCGCCTGTTTTCCGGCATCTCCGGGGATCTTCCGGGCAGCGATGACATCCCGAAGCAACTTGGCACGCTGGGCCATCACTGCATCGAACAGCGGCTCAGAGAACCATTTCGGCATGCCTGGACGAACGAGTTGATAGGTAAACTCAGCAGCCTCGGCCAGCAGAAGCAGTTGCTCAAGCTCGGGAGCCAGCTTCACCTCAAGGCCGGCTTTCTGACATGCGCTCATCAACAGGCGCATGGCCACCGGCCTGGCAAAGGCTGGTATGAAGGGGTCTCCTTTCTTTGCGACGCGCCCCGCATAATCCGCTGCCGTGTAAGTCCCGCCCGGGGGTGAGTCGAAGAGTGGCCGATTGAAAACCTTTAAGAGTTCCGCGTTGACCCTTTCCCGAAACTCTGAGGTGTAGGCATCCCGGACGAGTGCCTTCAAGATCATGCCGAGCATCTGTGGATTCGTGGGGCCAGCCTGGAAGGTGGCACCGGCTTTCGGGTAGAAGATGAAGTGGTAGAGGCTTCCACCGATGCTCGCCTCTGGCGGATCGTCGTCGTCTTTCTTTTCCTGTCTCTGCGGAGAAATCACGCCGTAGCTGGACAGCGAATGCACCCAGCCACCTGCGCTGACCTGATCCCCGGCGCGCTCCGCCTCCTGCTCCAGAGCAGCCTCGCGACCACGTCCCGCTCCCGCAAGCACGGCTCCTCCCGTCTGCTGGACCACATGGATCAGTTCATGCGACAACAGGCGGCGGCCCGCTTCGCTGCGGGGATCGTACTGACCGCGAGCGAAGACGATATGACGATCTACGGTGTACGCCAGTGCAGAGACAGCGTCTGCAGACTTCGCGGCAAGCTCATCGGTGTGGACGCGCACATGCCGCAGATCGAGCCCGAGCCGCGGCTCGAAGAAAGACCGCACCACTGGATCGAGCGGCTCACCTTGCAGATCGAGCGCGCGCTGCACGATGTCCGGTACGTCCTCCTCGAGATCCCGCTGCGGTTCGGCGGGCGTAGCGGCCTTTCGCTGAAGTTGTTCTTTCTCTTTCTGACAGTGTTCACAGGTACCGCCGCAGGCACACGCTCTTTGCAGCAGACCGTGCGCGTGCGGCACGGCTTGCACCGTTATTCCGGGAAGGTGTTCGGCGCCCCGCTGCGCCTCGTATTCAAGGGGATCGTCCGCCTTCCCCAGCTTCAGGCGGACGCGCGGCAGAAGTGCCGGCAGCATGGGACGAACGGTCGGAACGGATGGCGTTCCAGTGCTCTGAACACGCGTTGAGCTCCCTTGCGCAGCGATCGACGGGCCGCGAACATTCGGAAGTACTCGCGGGACGGGGCGGGCTTGTTTGTGCTGTTCTTCCGCGTCAAGCACCGCGGATGATACGTTGCCGCGGGGCGTGGCTTTGCCGCGGCCGTCGGGCTTTTTTTCTGTCCTGCGTGTTGGTGAAAGAGATGGCATGCATCAGCTCAGGGAGCGCCGACCGCGGTGGTCGCCGGAGGCGCCGCGGGCACGCGTGCCGCAGCAGCCGCACTACGCTCTGCGATGAAGTCATCCAGGCTTAGCCTGCGCTTATCCTTCGTCTGCACGAAGACGTTGCCGGCCATCACGCCGCCACCTTTGGAACGAAGAACGTGGAAGATGCTGTAGCCCTCTCTGCTTCGGTAGCCAAACACCATCACGTTATCGCCGCGGTCCTCCTCGAAGACAAAACGGATAGTGGGGTCGCCCACCTTGTCACGCAGCAACTGGGTCTCCGCCGCGACGCCTGCGGCATGTGCCCGATCGAACTCTCCGCTATCGCGCTGTGTGAAGGTGCCAATGCGCTGGTCGTAGCGCGAGACAGCAAATCTCTCTGTCAGCAGGTGAAGCAGATTCAGTTGGAAGCTGTTGTCATCCGACGCGCGCATGTCATCCACATCCAGATAACCGAGACCGAAACTATCCACGCTCAGCGGCTTCCACGGATCATTGCCGTCCCGTACCAGGCCTGCGGAAGTGATGAGGCGCAGGGGCACAGTCTCCGGCTTGTCGATGAAGCCGCGCATGCGCTGATCGAATGGCGTGAGATGCGACGCATCCAGAATCGTGTATGTGATCTCGCGGCCCGCCAGGACATATTGCATGCCAGCGGAGAGGTGGTTCATGCGGTCCAGCAATTCCTGCCTTCGCTCGAACGCGGAAGCCTCGCCCTTTCCCACGGGACGTACTTCCACCTTTGACTGCACCTGCCTCTTCGTTGCGGACAACGTAGGGCGTAAATCGCGTGATGTCTTCGCGCCTTCCCCGCCGCTTTGTTGAATCACATGCGCAATCTCATGCGCCAGCAGCTCCTGGCCCTCAGTCGTGGAAGGGTTATATCGCCCGGGTGCAAAGACGATGTCGCTGCCGACGGTATACGCCTTCATGGAACGCCGCTCGGCCGCGTGTGACTCCTTCGCATCCTCGCGAATCCTGATGTGGGAGAGGCTACGACCGAACTGGCGTTCCATCATGGTGCGGGTGCCGGCATCCAGGGAATCACCTCCCGCACTCGGGGCCGCCCGCACGGGCTCGCGTTTCGCGGCGTTGTCTCTCGCACCCGTCTCTCGCTCCTGCCCTTGCTGCTTCGGTGACAGAAGGCGTGTGCCCGACTTCCGCGTGGAAACATGGCGCGCCATGTGGTCTGCCTCTGCTTCGAGTTGAGCTCCACGCTCGATCTTCGGAGTGGATTGCGACTGGGCCT is a genomic window containing:
- a CDS encoding PQQ-binding-like beta-propeller repeat protein yields the protein MRRQTQVPELLLPVTRLRTSSRCEDIVQPPLLQDDRVFLIARDGTLTAYDADLKDKLWSRASDVGWGTSQLWQGHLLTMPSPGLLSVVDLRNGEEVERQEVGELTLNYSAIVGDLVLTPLEYPKLGAWNLFKKELVWTAPSEWELSYLTADESVVVVSEESECVGLTVGEGTELWRYSVAEVGRHTLALHGERPGATLGHAVLGNGIAFLPVTGGLLLALNTTDGSLRWQYRAQTASVRNFALAPDREELYLLTENRLTVLHPTSGNVLRDYALQGLQHPAGDGPYSPISLSQDAVWTVDGGGMLTAISRENARVLQRAACGTPVYEPMTLGRDRIYLLNALGGVTVVGHRS
- a CDS encoding eCIS core domain-containing protein, translating into MRVHTDELAAKSADAVSALAYTVDRHIVFARGQYDPRSEAGRRLLSHELIHVVQQTGGAVLAGAGRGREAALEQEAERAGDQVSAGGWVHSLSSYGVISPQRQEKKDDDDPPEASIGGSLYHFIFYPKAGATFQAGPTNPQMLGMILKALVRDAYTSEFRERVNAELLKVFNRPLFDSPPGGTYTAADYAGRVAKKGDPFIPAFARPVAMRLLMSACQKAGLEVKLAPELEQLLLLAEAAEFTYQLVRPGMPKWFSEPLFDAVMAQRAKLLRDVIAARKIPGDAGKQAAAQAANDVAASLLPPVDVLDEIRQESALATHPVYQSMWPTGRQKGADPKRPSLAAEDAVPKLQVAAGLIAYADARPKLTLDALNSSVARKKLMDSYAVAQSYRTGESGAQGIQTVTDYPSQYTADPFPATLAVYPQLEGQLYGSTRSEYGFQMNVEFPDIWAAFQSHHYEFKVFRVPDDKLINADKALKGSGRRSSHWATLDHRIAQNQRYQQADVRAYANSLWDQMGAPSVTMSVLGLNAAMADLGDIVKTAVETLFDPHYVARFSFDDEGLYIVRAIAAYTPDQEVVMRRPPSAAYMPLFASDPGLLAEMHLQGSIGEIDDASTRIGQIDKELAATKDEKKRKELQDERKRMVAITGGVEGLLNYQRDQLTSGTGDDKDRADHLQDILNTRKARGFDAKSERLPTVYISDAGQVLDLLIEVRKGTENSDGTAEYIVNDATAPSSTSAKATGTRHDAIVTALKDLFKNSDYGRGKASVKLDGVLESIDVPTLAEGKLFMEAAGHASTLLTIIAIAAAPFTGGASMVLMVPAMVIGAIPSIYNIIHRGIDHTLHFDLALAMDVVNVVGAAVGVGAETRAGMQAIRLGTTGGKVLIVTGLGVMGSSVLMMSVGALDQLDRVRDMPEGLQKAEIAKIIGGLMFHAGIMVGTVLAAKYRAENAPRTFDEWVTELEQPTREKLESTRDETAPGKNIWKIYSEMDPVVRDLLTQCGSDCVPMDPPSPADQARIKKLSMRLTPKARRTLKGLIHDNRGPGELTALLDGLEQAAAKSKGKAARGQSKAEASNEAAILARGSGADYVLANFSEGPVEALDPAKPGKWKRARALADEISKAGTLDMEAVANALDQVRRTEGGDPEEMLGHLKRLSDVAAKIKGVDKFLGPDGLTGSYLRAKGARWTLRFLTEAALWDKVVAFEEPVPGALINRVVDVRLADGTRIELKSWSEWKNIAQEGFSRQIMADWLPTNNMRDPLIWAFEDGPGIGTAPDIIAKMGQALDKALAEKWRGYEDAFAPRRVAAIKDKLPSIVRVGPK
- a CDS encoding eCIS core domain-containing protein, whose translation is MSVKHANAAAKQGSGPVARRQNGSAAHANRNAASAKQLVAPGAAALRSMRSIGSAQKSAGKSPSAPKAQSQSTPKIERGAQLEAEADHMARHVSTRKSGTRLLSPKQQGQERETGARDNAAKREPVRAAPSAGGDSLDAGTRTMMERQFGRSLSHIRIREDAKESHAAERRSMKAYTVGSDIVFAPGRYNPSTTEGQELLAHEIAHVIQQSGGEGAKTSRDLRPTLSATKRQVQSKVEVRPVGKGEASAFERRQELLDRMNHLSAGMQYVLAGREITYTILDASHLTPFDQRMRGFIDKPETVPLRLITSAGLVRDGNDPWKPLSVDSFGLGYLDVDDMRASDDNSFQLNLLHLLTERFAVSRYDQRIGTFTQRDSGEFDRAHAAGVAAETQLLRDKVGDPTIRFVFEEDRGDNVMVFGYRSREGYSIFHVLRSKGGGVMAGNVFVQTKDKRRLSLDDFIAERSAAAAARVPAAPPATTAVGAP